A segment of the Sphingomicrobium flavum genome:
GCCAAGGCGCATGGTGCCGCCAAGATCGGTTTCGGCGCTGCGCTTCTGGAGGCCCTCTTCGCTCATCCATTCGGTGATGAGGCCGACGATCGGTTCGCCCTCTTCGCCAAATTCGGTGGTGGTGGCGTCTGAAATGCCGGCCTGGTTGCGGGCCGCTTCGATGCAGGCCATCTGCATGCCAAGGCAGATGCCAAGGAAGGGGATGTTGCGTTCGCGCGCGAACTTGACCGCAGCGATCTTGCCTTCGCTGCCGCGCTCGCCAAAGCCGCCGGGGACGAGGATGCCGTGCAGCGGTTCGAGCTGGGCGACCAGATCGGCCTCATCGCCCTCGAACATCTCGGCATCGAGCCATTTGATGTTGGTCTTCACCCGGTTGGCGAAACCGCCATGGACCAGCGCTTCGCGCAGCGACTTGTAGGCGTCGGGCAGCGAGACATATTTGCCGACGACGCCGATGGCGACTTCGCCTTCGGGATTTTCGACCCGGTCCATGATGTCGGTCCAACGGGTAAGATCGAGCTGCTGCTCGGCCTCGATCCCGAAGGCGCGCAGCACTTCGCGGTCGAGCCCCTCTTCATGATATTGCAGCGGCACATCATAGATGGAGCGCGCGTCCAAGGCCTGGATGACCGCGCTTTCCGGCACGTTGCAGAATAGCGCGATCTTGCGACGCTCATTTTCGGGGATCGGATGTTCAGTGCGGCAGAGCAGAACCTGCGGCTGGATGCCGTAGCTGGTGAGTTCGCGCACGCTGTGCTGGGTCGGCTTGGTCTTCAGCTCGCCCGCCGCGGCAATATAGGGCACCAGCGTGGTGTGAACGAAGACGGTCTGGCCGGGGCCGAGATCGTTGCGCAGCTGGCGCAGCGCCTCGATGAAGGGCAGGCTTTCGATATCGCCGATGGTGCCACCGATTTCGCAGATGACGAAATCGAGATCGTCGATATCGCTCTGGGCGAATTCCTTGATCTGGTTGGTGACGTGCGGGACGACCTGCACGGTGGCACCCAGATAATCGCCGCGCCGTTCCTTGGCGATGATGTCGCTATAGATGCGGCCCGAGGTGACATTGTCCGACTGGCGCGCCGACACGCCGGTAAAGCGTTCGTAATGGCCAAGGTCGAGATCGGTTTCCGCCCCGTCATCGGTCACATAGACTTCGCCATGCTGGTAGGGGGACATGGTCCCGGGATCGACGTTGAGATAGGGGTCGAACTTGCGAATGCGGACCTTGTAGCCACGCGCTTGGAGAAGCGCCCCGAGGGACGCTGCAAGGAGACCTTTGCCAAGCGATGAAACCACGCCGCCGGTGATGAAAATGAACCGCGCCATGGGAGTTGAGCCTTAGGGACGGCCTGCCCCCATTGGCAAGCCGTAGAATCACTTTTCGGGTGAAATAATCGCTTTGCGCGCGATTATTCGGTGATCGGGGCTGCGTCCTCGTCAATCGGTGCGGCGGGAGCGGTGGGCTCGCCGGGAACGGCGGGGTTGAGCGCGCCGTCCTGCGGGAGCGGCGCGACGGGCGCAAATTCATTGGCGAGCGAGGTATCGAGACCGGAATCGCGATCGGTGGTCCCGGCCACCGCCGCCAGGACGATCGCCAGCACGACGAAGACGGTCGCCAGCACCGAGGTCGAACGCGTCAGGAAATCGGCTGCGCCGCGGGCCGACATGAAGCCCGAGCTGTTGCCACCCACACCAAGGCCACCACCTTCGCTGCGCTGCATCAGGATGACGGTAACAAGCGCGGTCGCGACCAGCGCCTGCAGGATCAGAAGGAAGGTGAACATGGGTGGATTATCTTTCGCGTGAAATACGTGTCTTGCGGGCGACTTAGCGATGGCGGGGGGCTTTTTCAACAAAAGGAAAGGGCCGGCGGCGATCGATACGCCGGCCGGCCCTTAAATCCTGTGGCGCTAGGCCATTGCCCCTAGAGCATGCCGCCTTCGGCACCGGCGTCATCGCCCATGTCGTGACCGGCATGTTCGTCCGCCTTTTCGGCAGCGCGGGCAGCTTCGGCTTCCTGCACCTGTTCAGGGGTCATATCGACGCCCATGCCTTCGAGCTGCGCGGCTTCGTACAGCGCGATGGCACCGGTCTGCTGGCCCTGCACCGCATCGACTGGCACGGCAACGACCTTGCCGTTGGTCATGCGGATGGTGATGGCTTCATCGTTCATCGCTTCGATGACGCCAACATCGTTGCCGGAAACGCCCTTGACCGGCTTGCCGATCGCGACCGACGCAGCGGCTTCGGCCTTGGCCTGGCTGACGGCTGCGTTGAGATCGGCCTTGGTCATGCCGAACAGCACCTTGCCTTCGTGCAGCAAGAACGCATTGACGGGCATCGGCACATCGGCATGCATGTCGGTGGAAATAAAGATCATGCCATTTTCAAGCTTGCTGACCGAGCCGACGGGAGCGCCGCTCTTGTCATGCACAACTTCCATTCCGGCGGCGATGCTGGTGGCATCCTGCGCCATGGCGGGGACGGTCGGAACAGCCGCAGCGATAGCAACAGCGGCAACAGCAGTGAAAATCGACTTCATGATAACCTTTCCAAAATTGAATTTCTCGGCCTTTTATAAAGAGTTGGCCTTAAGTCAAACTGAACGGCCCGTGGCCGCATGAATGATGGGCACGAATTTCGCGGCCGTCAGGCTCGCCCCGCCCACCAGCGCGCCATCGACATGATCGATGGCAAAAATCTCCGCGGCATTGTCGCCATTGACCGAGCCGCCATAGAGGATGCGGACGGCATTGGCGGCGTCCTCGCCCAGCTTTTCGGCCAGCTTGGAACGGATGGCGGCATGCATCTCGCCAATCTCTTCGGGGCCTGCCACCTTGCCGGTGCCGATGGCCCAAATGGGTTCATAGGCTACCGACAGGCGCTGGGCATCGGCATTGGCGGGCAGCGACGCTGCGATCTGGTCAGTGACATTGGTGACGGCATGGCCGGCTTCGCGGACGTCGAGACTTTCGCCGCAGCAGACGATGACATCGAGCGTGGAATTGAGCGCGGCCTCGGCCTTGGCGGCGACAGCTTCGCTGGTCTCGCCATGCGCCTCGCGCCGTTCGCTATGGCCGACGATGACGACCGAAGCGCCGGCATCCTCGAGCATGGCAGCGGAAATATCCCCGGTATGAGCGCCGTTGGCAGCGGCATGCACATCCTGGCCACCAATCGCGAAGCCGGGCGTTGCGGTGCAGGCGCGAACGATCAGCGTTGCCGGAACGCACAGCGCGACATCGACGCCGTCTGCAGTTTCGGCGGCCATGGAGATCTGCGTCGCCTCGCCCAGATCGGCGGCGGTGCCGTTCATTTTCCAATTGCCGGCTACCAGCTTGCGCCGCGTCATCCCCATCCCCTTCGCTGAACCTGACCCCTATGATCGATCGGGGCGGGTAGCAATTTTGCCGCGCGAGGCCAAGTGCAGGCCATTGAACTTCTCTGACTGCGACCCTAAAGCAACGGCTTCACCCCAGAAATCCAAGGGACGCCAATTTCCATGCTCTCCACTGTCCGCAACCTGTCGAAATCGACAGTCGGCACCATCGGCCTCGTTCTCTTTCTCGTCCTGATCCTGGCCGCCTTTGCCCTGTCGGACCTGAGCAATATTCGCCAGAACGGCTTTGGCCTGGGCGGATCGACGCTGGCCAAGGCGGGCAGCCGCGAGGTCACCGACCGCGACCTGCAAACCGAGATCGACCAGACGCTGGCCGGCATCCGGCAGCAGAACCCGACGGCGACCCTGCAGGATCTGGAAGGCCAGTTCGACAATATCCTGGCGCAGATGATCAATGCGCGGGCGCTGTCCGAATTTGCCGATGATGGAAGCTTTGGCCTGTCCAAGGCGCTGGTCGATGCCGAAATCGCCAAGGTGCCGGCCGCGCGCGGACTGGACGGGCGCGTGACGACCGAAAGCTATAACGCCTTCCTGCAGGCGCAGCGAATGACCGACAAGCAGTTCCGCGCGCAGATCGAGACGTTGCTCTACGCCCGCCTGCTCATCGATCCGGCGACCGGCGAAGTGCGCGTGCCGACGGGCTTTTCCACGCCCTATGCCGATAGCCTGATGGAAGAGCGTTCGGCTCGTTTCGGCGCGGTTCCTGCGTCGGCCTATGCCAGCAAGGTCGATCGCAGCGCTGCCGCGCTCAATCGCTACTATGAGGCGAACAAGGCGCGCTACACGATTCCCGAACGGCGCGTGCTGCAGATCGCGACCATCCCTGAAGGCCGCTTCGACAATGTCGTCGCCTCGTCCGAAGAGATTGACGAAGTGATGGCGCAGGGCGGCGGCGACCTGGGATCGCGCGAAGAGCGTGTCCTGTCGATGGCGGTGCTGCCCGACGAGGCTGCCGCCAACCGCGTGGCCAGCGCGGCGCGCAGCGGCAGTTTTGTCGATGCTGTCGCCCCTGCAGGCTTTTCGGAACAGGACGTGTCGATCGGCCCGCAAAATCGCGGCGACTTTGCCTCGCTGACCAGCAGCGACGTTGCCAATGCGGTGTTCGCCAAGTCGGTCGAAACCGGCACAGTGGTCGGCCCCGTGCGCTCGCCGCTTGGCTGGCATGTCGTGAAGATCGAGGCGATCAACAATGTGGACGTTCGATCCGAAGCCGAAATTCGCGGCGAAGTGGCCGAAGCGCTGACGGCCGAAAAGCGGCTGGTCGAGCTGCAGGAGCTGGCCAGCAAGGTCCAGGACGAATTGAGCGCGGGCGCCAGCTTCACGCAGATTGCCGCCGACAATAATCTGGCGGTCACCGAGACCCCGCCGATCACCGCAGCAGGTCGTTCGCGCGGCGATGAGAATTACATTTTGCCTGAAAATCTGCAGTCCTTGCTGGGCAGCGCCTTTGCGTTGCAATCGGGCGATCGACCGCAGCTCGAGCCGGTCGATGAGGGTCGCAGCTTTGCCGTGCTGGCGCTGGGCAATGTCATCGCCGCCGCCCCGCCCCCGCTGGCCGACATTCGCGAGCAGGTGGAAGCCCAGATGGTGGCCGCGGAATCGAGCAAGCTGGCCGCTGCCGCTGCGCAAAAGGTGCTGGCCAAGATGAAAAGCGGCGCGAACCTTGCCGGTGCGGTCGCTGCAGTGGCGAGCGAGGACCGCGTGAGCCTGCCCGGCGTCGAAAGCCAATCGCTGCGCCGCCTGCAGCTCAGCCAGATGGGGCAGAATGTGCCGCCCTTCGTGGAAATGATGTTCCGCATCAAGAAGGGCGAAGCCCGCCTGGCCGATAGCGGAGATGGAAGCGCGACCTATATCGTGCTGGTCGATCGTATCACGCCGGGTCGCGCGGCAGGACAGATCGGGCTGGTCGATTCGGTCGGGGCCGAGTTCAAGGGTCCGCTTTCGGCCGAGCTGACACAGCAATTCCTGACCGCGATCGTCAAGGATGTGGGCGTCACGCGCAACGACGATGCAGTCGCCACGGCGCGCCAGCAGATCTTCCAGAACCGTTGATCCTCGTCCTCGACA
Coding sequences within it:
- a CDS encoding CTP synthase, with translation MARFIFITGGVVSSLGKGLLAASLGALLQARGYKVRIRKFDPYLNVDPGTMSPYQHGEVYVTDDGAETDLDLGHYERFTGVSARQSDNVTSGRIYSDIIAKERRGDYLGATVQVVPHVTNQIKEFAQSDIDDLDFVICEIGGTIGDIESLPFIEALRQLRNDLGPGQTVFVHTTLVPYIAAAGELKTKPTQHSVRELTSYGIQPQVLLCRTEHPIPENERRKIALFCNVPESAVIQALDARSIYDVPLQYHEEGLDREVLRAFGIEAEQQLDLTRWTDIMDRVENPEGEVAIGVVGKYVSLPDAYKSLREALVHGGFANRVKTNIKWLDAEMFEGDEADLVAQLEPLHGILVPGGFGERGSEGKIAAVKFARERNIPFLGICLGMQMACIEAARNQAGISDATTTEFGEEGEPIVGLITEWMSEEGLQKRSAETDLGGTMRLGAYDAKLSPNSKVAAQYGTNEISERHRHRYEVNSHYIPQLEEGGLIFSGMSPDGELPEIVERPDHPWFIGVQFHPELKSRPFEPHPLFKGFIAAALEQSRLV
- the secG gene encoding preprotein translocase subunit SecG, encoding MFTFLLILQALVATALVTVILMQRSEGGGLGVGGNSSGFMSARGAADFLTRSTSVLATVFVVLAIVLAAVAGTTDRDSGLDTSLANEFAPVAPLPQDGALNPAVPGEPTAPAAPIDEDAAPITE
- the tpiA gene encoding triose-phosphate isomerase gives rise to the protein MTRRKLVAGNWKMNGTAADLGEATQISMAAETADGVDVALCVPATLIVRACTATPGFAIGGQDVHAAANGAHTGDISAAMLEDAGASVVIVGHSERREAHGETSEAVAAKAEAALNSTLDVIVCCGESLDVREAGHAVTNVTDQIAASLPANADAQRLSVAYEPIWAIGTGKVAGPEEIGEMHAAIRSKLAEKLGEDAANAVRILYGGSVNGDNAAEIFAIDHVDGALVGGASLTAAKFVPIIHAATGRSV
- a CDS encoding peptidylprolyl isomerase, coding for MLSTVRNLSKSTVGTIGLVLFLVLILAAFALSDLSNIRQNGFGLGGSTLAKAGSREVTDRDLQTEIDQTLAGIRQQNPTATLQDLEGQFDNILAQMINARALSEFADDGSFGLSKALVDAEIAKVPAARGLDGRVTTESYNAFLQAQRMTDKQFRAQIETLLYARLLIDPATGEVRVPTGFSTPYADSLMEERSARFGAVPASAYASKVDRSAAALNRYYEANKARYTIPERRVLQIATIPEGRFDNVVASSEEIDEVMAQGGGDLGSREERVLSMAVLPDEAAANRVASAARSGSFVDAVAPAGFSEQDVSIGPQNRGDFASLTSSDVANAVFAKSVETGTVVGPVRSPLGWHVVKIEAINNVDVRSEAEIRGEVAEALTAEKRLVELQELASKVQDELSAGASFTQIAADNNLAVTETPPITAAGRSRGDENYILPENLQSLLGSAFALQSGDRPQLEPVDEGRSFAVLALGNVIAAAPPPLADIREQVEAQMVAAESSKLAAAAAQKVLAKMKSGANLAGAVAAVASEDRVSLPGVESQSLRRLQLSQMGQNVPPFVEMMFRIKKGEARLADSGDGSATYIVLVDRITPGRAAGQIGLVDSVGAEFKGPLSAELTQQFLTAIVKDVGVTRNDDAVATARQQIFQNR